A single window of Amphiura filiformis chromosome 17, Afil_fr2py, whole genome shotgun sequence DNA harbors:
- the LOC140137298 gene encoding uncharacterized protein, whose amino-acid sequence MAVVGCSKTSKVTPAPSDIKVALVFQNVNTKFNAEYKPQGSASQKQLFRMVGITIIPIIILIAMTVVFVHDATTESQAMKHVRRRIKSGLEDFSLLIHRLEIERGTTALYLSSKSDEIYQDLQDMYMFTDKALGNIMQWNPSDIGEHSQDTPQYFESQETFLRHIESFRNHLNPNRTTLYEEITFYTNVINLIKRRFLTDFQIATSQGIWPKLVSYELLVQAKGHAGVKRALGSTFYAIGGFYNYSMYEWFLEKSIYGDALLEISMYYTPKVEDVYYNLLQLDIHLSNNLKEMEDEIKLNQYDIVKPSWEKGDEWFRRMTKYIDFLLITQNTLAGDIMTDLDLAIDALQKEYFLAVAILAVIVFISPAIIHLIFKQTKHIQRIGDALHVQTVELEEERIRAETLLHRMLPPSVAEELKKEGTARAEFYEDVSIFFSDMVNFTLICTPSSPFQVNMIKTKIIIKI is encoded by the coding sequence ATGGCTGTAGTCGGCTGCTCAAAGACATCAAAAGTAACGCCTGCTCCATCAGATATCAAAGTGGCTCTTGTATTTCAAAATGTCAATACCAAATTTAATGCAGAATATAAACCTCAAGGTTCTGCAAGTCAGAAGCAGCTTTTTCGAATGGTAGGTATAACTATAATACCTATTATCATACTCATCGCAATGACTGTAGTGTTTGTACACGACGCAACTACTGAAAGTCAAGCCATGAAACATGTAAGGCGCCGGATTAAATCTGGATTAGAAGACTTCAGTCTGTTAATTCATCGTCTTGAAATTGAGCGTGGAACAACAGCTTTGTATCTGTCGTCAAAGAGTGATGAAATATACCAAGATCTACAAGACATGTATATGTTTACAGACAAGGCGTTAGGTAATATTATGCAATGGAATCCATCGGATATTGGTGAACACTCTCAGGACACTCCGCAATATTTTGAAAGTCAGGAAACATTCTTAAGACATATCGAATCTTTTCGAAATCACCTGAACCCAAATAGAACAACTTTATACGAAGAAATTACTTTTTATACAAATGTTATAAATCTTATCAAGCGTAGATTTTTGACAGACTTCCAGATAGCTACAAGTCAAGGTATTTGGCCAAAGCTGGTTAGTTATGAGCTGCTGGTTCAAGCTAAGGGTCATGCTGGAGTTAAGAGAGCTTTGGGAAGTACCTTTTATGCAATAGGCGGTTTCTACAATTACTCAATGTACGAATGGTTTTTGGAAAAGAGTATTTACGGTGATGCATTACTAGAAATCAGTATGTACTACACCCCAAAGGTAGAAGATGTATATTACAACCTTTTACAATTGGATATACATTTATCCAATAATCTGAAGGAGATGGAGGACGAGATTAAACTAAACCAATATGACATTGTAAAGCCTTCCTGGGAAAAAGGAGACGAGTGGTTTCGCAGGATGACAAAATATATCGATTTCCTTTTGATTACCCAAAACACACTTGCTGGTGATATCATGACTGACCTTGATCTAGCTATTGACGCCTTGCAAAAAGAGTACTTCTTAGCCGTCGCAATATTGGCTGTAATAGTCTTTATATCGCCTGCAATAATTCACCTAATTTTTAAGCAAACCAAACACATCCAGCGGATAGGTGATGCCTTGCATGTGCAAACCGTAGAGCTTGAGGAAGAAAGAATTCGTGCTGAGACTCTCCTGCATAGGATGCTTCCTCCGTCGGTCGCGGAAGAGTTAAAGAAAGAAGGCACAGCTCGTGCGGAATTTTATGAAGATGTTTCTATTTTTTTCTCCGATATGGTGAATTTTACCCTGATTTGTACACCAAGCTCACCATTCCAGGTAAATATGATAAAAACAAAGATTATAATCAAAATATGA